AAACACTCTGCCTCAACCTTCTTCCTTTATATGGTCATGTGTAGACATCGTGccgcgcacattgctggcaattacggtaaaAATCTCTGATCATTTTCCTCTCGCACCTTTATGGGTGGAGATTTCTGTACCTCTAGTGCGGTGGAGGTTTCTGTTAAATCTCTACTGCGAAGTGTCTTGCAGACGTACCGGAGACACTTCGTGGCTAGCTAAATTCCCCCCAGTGTGCATGGTTTTAGAATAATGTGCTAAAAAATAGAGAATAttacttagaaaaaaaaacaataataaagaaatatagaAAACTACGGAGAACAATGCAGACAAGAGCATGATGAGAAGACAGGTCTACAGATTTATGTAGGACCAGTTACCATGCAGGGTGAAAATGAGGAGATAATCATATTGATGGATAGGTAAgtatacatggaaaaaaaaaacaaatactactGAGGGGGTATGCACTATATACACatgaatatatgaaatgtatatcTATCTTGTGTGTGAAGTAGAGACATTGTTGATTAGGGCTTCTATAACCACAGATTGTAATACCTGAAGAGGCGCCATCACTAGTGTTCCAGAGGGTAACGTTTTCAGTGAATTGTCCTTGAAGCTTTCAGGCGTGACTAGCTGGCTAGCGGTAGAGGAGAACTTTGGTGCTATTGTGGTTTTGCTGATCGTCTGAGTCTGTAGTGCATTCACCTGAGGGTTCAGCTTTAGCTTCTGCAGAAGATCCACGTTTGGATGTGAAGTGCTAGAAAAGCTACTACTTCGGATAGGGGCTAACGGTGGAAGCAAGGGTTGATTTTGGGGAGTGCTGCCAGCGTCCGAGACAGACTGACTCATATGAGGGGACACCTGTCTGATGTGCATCAGGCTGGAATTATGTGGCATGGATGCGCTCAGGACTTCAGATGAAGAACAAAGACTGGGGCTTATACGGACTGGAAACGGAGTCACTTTCTGAGAGTCCACTTGTGGCACTGGACCGTGAGACATTAATGTTGGAGCGAGACAAGCAGGGTGACTGAAATCACTGGCACTACAGTTAAAGCTCCTGGGCTCTGCCTTCACCACCACTGGGTTTGACTGCAGAAAGACGTTGTGCTCTCCTACATCTGGCAGGAAGGACTCCGTCACTGCAGGATTAGGGCACGTGGTCGCAGGCTGTTCTTTCGGTACGGAGGTTCCAAACAGTTCCTCAACAGTGAGGTGCTTCTGTATAGTACCAAAAGACTGAaaagaaaaaatgcaaataaaacctaGATCCTTCAAAGTGTTTTCagatatttaaaggaaaaattgcACACACATTTTAATGTAAATGGTTTCAGAGTATTAAGGATGCATTGGATTCAATAGTAatgatttgcaaatcattttaagTAATGCACTTTTCAGATAAAAGGAATACATCAGCTAACTTTTAGTAAAATGCATTTTAGATACTTGGGCATGTCTGCTATAAAGTTCTGTCAAGCTTGTAACCAGGGGGtccataataaaacaaaaagtaccaCTGGTTTGGGCTAGCCTGAATTAACTTGACCTCAATCCCCATCCCTCTAAAAATGGACACAAAGGCTTCTAAAAGTACCAACACAGCTGATGCCCAATCATTTAACATATTGTTGTGAAATTGTATCTGGCCATTCCAGATGGAGAATTACGGCATCACCGATACCCTCACCACAGCCCTGATGCAGCACGAAAGACAAGAAGGAGGGCTTTGTATCCCTAAAACTAAAGTAGATATCCCGTAGGTTAATATAGTCATTGGAAAGTATATACAATCATGACAAAAACAACTACttttatgttacatttattttttcctgtcTTGGTCACTGCATTACCAGGGGCTCACTTGTAAACACATTACACTGATCACGAGTGGTTCTAGGTGAAGACAGCAACGCTAAGTAGTATCATTTCCACTTGGCAGCTTGCCTAGAAATAGTAGCCATGCTAGCGGAAGGGGACTTTGGATGACCTCTGCTAACACTGACAAACAAGGTTATCATTAATAATCTAAAAATACTTTAGAATAGATGTTGCTTCCTCATTCTCCACTAGATGGCACAACAGCACTAAACTTTCTGCCAGATATTAACTCACTAGACaactcaattttttatttttacactatattATAAACATGAAGCAAATATCACAGCATGGCCATGGTTATGAATAAAAATGTACAGTTCTGCTTGACTATGATTATGACCATTACAGCTGCAAAAAAGATCTCAGAGACTTTGAAAAAGGGGCGATTGTTGGGGAGCGTTTGGCGGGAGCTTAAGCAACCAAGACCGCTCAACTTGCTATCTTGGTCGCTGAAGTTCCTGCCAATGGTGCATGGTACCGAGAGGGAAAACCATTAGTAGCAAAGAGTAACAGGGGGCGAAAGCGCATACTCCAGAAACGCGATATCTGCGCATTAACTTCAAGTGTATAACAGGTAAAGTAAGTGCAGATCAATTGTTCCAACTGGTGCCACAAAttgccagtttaaaaaaaaaatggtccatAGATAACCTCACAAAGCAGGAAATAGTCGTTCACTAACTTGCCTAGTTCAGTAGcataatataatgcaaagttAGTGGTGCAAAGTGTACAGGCAGTGGCCTCCTAAGCAGTACTTGGAAGAGATAGGGTCAGATGAATAATCCTTCACTAtagtctatctatatctatcaccTATATAAGCCCAGGAGGCTTTACGTAGTTCCGCAATGTTGTGGGGTGCCTTTTCCTGGCACAGTTTAGGTGTGAGCATTCCCTTACAAGTGAAAATCAATGCTAATCTCTATTTAATAGTACAGCGTGATTATCTTAATTCCAGTTTGCAGCGTTTGTTGTGGCAATGTCGGGGTGTCCTCCAGGATGACAATTCCCAAAGTCCACAGAGCACAATTCCAGTAAACTCAATTCGAAAAAAGTATACAGGGCGTACCAGCTGCACTTCATGGTCCAATGCCTTATTAAATTACTTTAtattgggggtatatatacacacatacacgtcTACCATATATCCCTTTAAAACAGTGAGCTGTACTGTCATAATAAaacagctttttatttttttttctgctaaacATTAGACAGACAAGTGCATTCTTTTAGCTAATCCATACAGATGGCCCCAGCTCTGGTTTCCAGTGAACTGTATAAAAGCACAGTAATCAAAATATACTAGGCATATGGTATGACCACACACAATTAGATAACGAGTACAGCTACATGACATGAAGTGCTGACCGCTGTCTGCTAATTGCAGGCATCCAATTAAGCAAATGTGCTCCTGCACGGCAAATATTATACaaagggggatgggggggggggttcgttCTACAAGAAATCACTTCCCTTGATGCAAGTTTACTGCAAATGTGACGTCTTGTATCACGTGACTCCTGCACAGCTCCTGGGGCCGCTACATGTGTCAGGAGCGGTATTGTTTTCTTACAGGGTCATGTCATGTTCATGTCACAGAACAGAAACCTCTGCAGATTTTATGGTAAGAATACTACGGTACTTTAAGTACAGTGCGCTGAGGGAATTGGATGCTAATCATTAGGAAACAATTGGACACAGCACAAAAACAGCTTCACAGGCGCGATTCACtaaaagagagagggagaacaTAGCAACTACCGTCTCCTGCCACCCTCCGTCCCAGCAGGACAGCTTCTGACAGTACAAACATGCCTACTGGATATCCAGATGTGCTTTTGTGCAGTGTTGGTCCATAAACTGAGCTATAAAAACAGTTCTGAAACCCAGGTCCAGTCTTCAAGTATATACATCTAGTCTAAAAAGTTTATTTCTATGGCGTTTGCAGTTAATTACTTACACTATTATACAGTTACAGTGAAAATACTCTCAAACCCTTGAAATTGTGCaaaactaaaatattcataagAGTTTTGATTTATATGATGTTTTGCCCCCCACAGTGAAGTGCCAGCTGAGCCCCCCCATCACCTTCATGTCAAGATCCTTTCATAGTACAAGCGGTTTCATCTCCTGACCTTGTAGTTTCTGCGTGACGCACGCTCTAGAAAGGAAGCTACTCCGATAACTTATTCAAGAGgaaatctaaaaaaacaaaaacgcagcGCTAAACTGTAGCTAAAGTAAACGGCTAGGAAATATCCGGGCAATGCCCACGATTAGGCAGCATACTGAGACACTACCAGCGCGGTGTAACCCTTTCACTGACAGAGGGGTGTGCAGAAGGTGGCACATGGGCAGCCATGCCATCAAATTTTATGTGCTGCATTCAGTAACTCTCTCTAATTTATGGGCACCATATAGGGTTAGAATAAAATGAAGATAGAGCAATTTCTCATTATTTTCATAGCTGcttcacaaaataaattaaaacacacaAATTGATATTACCCTGAACTGTAACATTTATAGGGATACCAAACACTTGCACGTTAGATATGTGGTCAATGTATGTACGCCATATGAAGTGTGTAACCCAGAGATTGTAGATGTTGTCCTTATTGCTGGAGCAGGCGTTACCACAGACATCCGAGCCTGCTACATGTGGCTCAGAGTCTCTGCCCCTCTTGCGGTAACACAAATTACTGGGGTTCCCCCACTGACTCATGGGATGTAAGACATAGCAACGTAAGAGAGATCACTGCGCCCATGTGCTCAGGAAGCGATGGGGGGTAGAGAGACAGCGCAGCCACCCCTAACAGAGACAGACACCACGTTGGTTTACTGAAGACAGTCAAAGCCATAAACCCTACAGCTGTGGCACTCAAAGGGTTAAAAGTATACtgtctttgtgatgtcattggttcctagtcgATGGAAATTCCCATCTTAATGATTTAGCCCTTTGAGGATCATGTAGTCCAgtcaaatatcatttttattttaatgagtaTCGACAGTACACACATACAGGGTCTGATTATTCAATAGGCTGACGTCTAGGATGCAAGGCTTTTTAAGGGGGGAGGGGGTAAAATTGTGACAGggggaggtataaactgaaattaggTTTAAGATATAAGGGAATAACATAAAAAAACCTGTAGCAAGATTTTATCCTTGACAGTTTTCCATGGTGCGggttgaagacaatgagtcatggCTGGATAGGTGCTtgaggacaagagcaggagaGACAAGGAAGGCGACAGCGCCCCTCCCTCTGCCTTTACCTTTAGTGGTGCTTTCCACAGCTCTGTTCTTCTATATGGTTCCCCTGAAAACTAAATAAGTGACTAAGACTGCCCCGACCCATTTAAATAACCAAGTGCAGCCGGATTTCAAAAACACACAAACGTAAATATTGGTGTCGGTGGTGGTGGAGGGGGGGTGTTGGTGAAGGGAGCCAGATATTAAGTACAAATTCATTGTTACCTTAGCTTGCTGTGGAAGGTGAGGGGGGGCGCTGCGAGGGTACAAGcttagggtggcctgaacccttaatcaggctttgcacacataacacacacacttgctCAGGTGATACTGCAACtttttagaaacttttttttcccttccGTCTTGTGGGATATATTATTAGCTTGGGGAGCAGATCTTCACGAACACTAAAACAACTTAGATAAGATAATGAGGTATTTGGAAGCAATATCCACAGTCTACAGCCACTGTCATTTTATCGCGACAATGAAAGTGGGGTGTATTCCACgcaaatatgcagagaaataagATACTATGAGCACAATGTTTGAGGAAATAcagcaacaaacaaaaaataaatcctaGTGTATAAAAGTATACGTCATCTGTACTAAACACACCATGCCTTACAATAAAATGTAGACAAACTTAAGATGAACAACGGTCTCATTTTGGTGCACACGGCTACAGATTGTGGTGATGGAATAATATGTAGGTGACAAGGCAGCTGAAACTACTCAGACTTCTATGTATGTGGAAGTAGAGTCAGGAAACACAGCAAAGCAAATACCTTATCTTGAGGAGCAGAAGAAGAGTTACGCTCCGTTGTCTCAGAACTTTCCGTCTTCACGAGATGCGAGTTCTTCATAGCGCTGGGGGCGGAGTCATTTCCTTGTCCCTAAACAAACCAAGTACGACAGGTGATACACACTAGTGAATGCTCGCCAGGGATACAAGacacagagagatagatagagattttatatatatatatatatatatatatatatatatatatatatatatatatatatatatatatatatatatatatatatatattattatttacttaaaCAGAGTATTTATGtacttaaatatattatatattatttacttaAACAGAGTTGGCAATGCCAGTACTGATTGAGCAATACCACCACTGTCTACAACCAAGCACAAACTATTTCAGCTATGGAACTGAATACGCACacaaagcagggccatcttaacaacattatgggcccccgggcaaagcagtgcaccagggcccctagatatagatatatagatgtatacagatacagatatagatatagatatatagagatagagatagatagatgtacttgctcagtgacccttgtaagtttttttgcaggtttttttcttttgcaggattatttattctcattaagagccgtgcctatggggcccccttgcccgtggggcccccgggcagctgcccatcgtgcccaatggaaaagatggccctgacacaAAGAAAATGTACACCTCAATGAACTCTGAAAGCCATGACCACTAATCACTGCCCCTGAAACT
This window of the Mixophyes fleayi isolate aMixFle1 chromosome 8, aMixFle1.hap1, whole genome shotgun sequence genome carries:
- the DCP1A gene encoding mRNA-decapping enzyme 1A isoform X2 codes for the protein MESRGKVGHEMSLAALRQNDPYINDIVDVTGQVALYSFSAKANEWEKTEIEGTLFVYTRSASPQHGFTIMNRLNMHNLVEPINKDLEFQLHEPFLLYRNASLSIYSIWFYDENDCQRIAKLMTQVVQQESERMKNRKQSPIIMNGCLTRPIDILEMLSKAKNEYEKGQGNDSAPSAMKNSHLVKTESSETTERNSSSAPQDKSFGTIQKHLTVEELFGTSVPKEQPATTCPNPAVTESFLPDVGEHNVFLQSNPVVVKAEPRSFNCSASDFSHPACLAPTLMSHGPVPQVDSQKVTPFPVRISPSLCSSSEVLSASMPHNSSLMHIRQVSPHMSQSVSDAGSTPQNQPLLPPLAPIRSSSFSSTSHPNVDLLQKLKLNPQVNALQTQTISKTTIAPKFSSTASQLVTPESFKDNSLKTLPSGTLVMAPLQASQFGVPTTTDAASVLWSPNVFQQAAPKHTSQDDVAGPPPVMSRVVDLTRSGTTGLALSRSQLQETLEHLIKNDSSFLSTVHDAYLQVVSKGMGNVKL
- the DCP1A gene encoding mRNA-decapping enzyme 1A isoform X3; amino-acid sequence: MYVSIHSQQTIAARVQPHFAVSIYSIWFYDENDCQRIAKLMTQVVQQESERMKNRKQSPIIMNGCLTRPIDILEMLSKAKNEYEKGQGNDSAPSAMKNSHLVKTESSETTERNSSSAPQDKSFGTIQKHLTVEELFGTSVPKEQPATTCPNPAVTESFLPDVGEHNVFLQSNPVVVKAEPRSFNCSASDFSHPACLAPTLMSHGPVPQVDSQKVTPFPVRISPSLCSSSEVLSASMPHNSSLMHIRQVSPHMSQSVSDAGSTPQNQPLLPPLAPIRSSSFSSTSHPNVDLLQKLKLNPQVNALQTQTISKTTIAPKFSSTASQLVTPESFKDNSLKTLPSGTLVMAPLQNVHEKKEPEAFAQPLCVSKVVAASQFGVPTTTDAASVLWSPNVFQQAAPKHTSQDDVAGPPPVMSRVVDLTRSGTTGLALSRSQLQETLEHLIKNDSSFLSTVHDAYLQVVSKGMGNVKL